The following coding sequences lie in one Meles meles chromosome X, mMelMel3.1 paternal haplotype, whole genome shotgun sequence genomic window:
- the PDZD11 gene encoding PDZ domain-containing protein 11 translates to MDSRIPYDDYPVVFLPAYENPPAWIPPHERVYHPDYNNELTQFLPRIVTLKKPPGAQLGFNIRGGKASQLGIFISKVIPDSDAHRAGLQEGDQVLAVNDVDFQDIEHSKAVEILKTAREISMRVRFFPYNYHRQKERTVH, encoded by the exons ATGGACAGCCGAATTCCTTATGATGACTACCCCGTGGTTTTCCTGCCTGCCTATGAGAATCCCCCAGCATGGATTCCGCCTCATGAG AGGGTGTATCACCCAGACTACAACAATGAGTTGACCCAGTTTCTGCCCCGAATTGTCACACTGAAGAAGCCCCCTGGAGCTCAG TTGGGATTTAATATCCGAGGAGGAAAGGCCTCCCAGCTAGGAATCTTTATCTCCAAG GTTATTCCTGACTCGGATGCACATCGGGCAGGACTTCAGGAAGGGGACCAAGTCCTAGCTGTGAATGATGTGGATTTCCAAGACATTGAACACAGCAAG GCTGTTGAGATCCTGAAGACAGCCCGTGAGATCAGCATGCGTGTCCGCTTCTTTCCCTACA aTTATCATCGTCAGAAAGAGAGAACTGTACACTAG